In Corynebacterium guangdongense, one DNA window encodes the following:
- the chrA gene encoding chromate efflux transporter, whose protein sequence is MQIKPGEVAQRFGVLGLTSFGGPTAHLGYFREEFVTRRAWLTDRSYADVVAVSQFLPGAGSSQVGMALGYHRGGWAGMAAAWLTFTLPSALVLAVFGLWLADADPATVADAGWIRGLLATAVAVVFHAVAGMAKNLAAGPVRASVAVAAALTVLLAPSTFTHLLIIAAAGVLGTVLLRAAEDSPAGGGDIDDDPGIRQVSARAAGVALLLFFLLLIGLWLGAQVVGGRFLTRSSAFFETGALVFGGGHVVMPLLQAHAVDGGWMSQETFLAGYSAAQAVPGPLFTFATYVGAVDGGAWGAVWATVMIFLPSALLMIAGLHFWGRWRHTPWLRAAFTGINAAVVGLLLAAFWDPVLTHGVTDATSLAVAAICWLMLAQWKLPPWSVAAFGAVAGLLIL, encoded by the coding sequence ATGCAGATCAAACCTGGCGAGGTCGCCCAGCGCTTCGGCGTGCTGGGGCTGACCTCCTTCGGCGGCCCCACCGCGCACCTGGGCTACTTTCGGGAGGAATTCGTCACCCGCCGCGCGTGGCTCACCGACCGCTCCTACGCCGACGTCGTCGCCGTGTCGCAGTTCCTCCCCGGCGCCGGCTCCTCCCAGGTCGGCATGGCGCTGGGCTACCACCGCGGCGGTTGGGCCGGGATGGCCGCCGCCTGGCTGACCTTCACGCTGCCCTCGGCCCTGGTGCTGGCGGTCTTCGGACTCTGGCTCGCCGACGCCGATCCCGCCACCGTCGCCGACGCCGGCTGGATCCGCGGTCTGCTGGCCACCGCCGTCGCCGTCGTCTTCCACGCCGTCGCGGGCATGGCCAAGAACCTCGCCGCCGGCCCCGTCCGCGCCAGCGTCGCGGTGGCGGCCGCGCTGACGGTGCTGCTGGCCCCGTCGACGTTCACGCACCTGCTCATCATCGCCGCCGCAGGTGTGCTCGGGACGGTGCTGCTTCGCGCCGCCGAGGACTCCCCCGCCGGCGGCGGCGACATCGATGACGACCCGGGCATCCGGCAGGTGTCCGCCCGCGCCGCGGGCGTCGCGTTGCTCCTCTTCTTCCTCCTCCTCATCGGCCTGTGGCTCGGCGCCCAGGTCGTCGGCGGGCGGTTCTTGACCCGCTCCTCAGCGTTCTTCGAGACCGGCGCACTGGTCTTCGGCGGCGGCCACGTCGTCATGCCGCTGCTGCAGGCCCACGCCGTCGACGGCGGCTGGATGAGCCAGGAGACCTTCCTCGCCGGCTACTCCGCCGCCCAGGCCGTCCCCGGCCCGCTGTTCACCTTCGCCACCTACGTCGGCGCCGTCGACGGGGGCGCCTGGGGAGCGGTCTGGGCCACCGTGATGATCTTCCTGCCCTCGGCGCTGCTCATGATCGCCGGCCTCCACTTCTGGGGACGCTGGCGCCACACCCCCTGGCTGCGCGCCGCGTTCACGGGCATCAACGCCGCCGTCGTCGGCCTGCTCCTGGCCGCGTTCTGGGATCCCGTGCTGACCCACGGCGTCACCGACGCCACGTCCCTGGCCGTCGCGGCGATCTGCTGGCTCATGCTCGCCCAATGGAAGCTGCCGCCCTGGTCGGTGGCGGCCTTCGGCGCCGTCGCGGGCCTGCTCATTCTCTAG
- a CDS encoding DMT family transporter, which yields MFVFLAVFAGFLLPVQTSVNSRLRATVGTPLAASTISFAVGTASLASLALAVDGTLRPDVGGLPWWMFLGGAFGVVVLTANIILLPRLGALATAILPIVGQVTMGLLIDAFGWFRSPVVELSVIRVTGAVLVLAGALAAAGVLDRVRSGDLGEADAGASLWFWRLFAVACGMLASSQTAVNGQLGVNVGSPVLAAFISFSVGLTTLIALLLITRTPIRWNAEVGGTWWMWVGGVLGATLVFLNAALAPILGTGLTVMGVLVGMMAASLMIDSLGLMGTRRRQASAPQMGGVLVMLAGVAMIRLL from the coding sequence GTGTTCGTATTCCTCGCCGTCTTCGCCGGTTTCCTCCTCCCGGTCCAGACTTCGGTCAACTCACGCCTGCGCGCCACGGTCGGCACGCCGCTCGCCGCCTCGACGATTTCTTTCGCGGTCGGCACCGCCTCGCTGGCCTCGCTGGCGCTGGCCGTCGACGGCACCCTTCGGCCCGACGTCGGCGGGCTGCCCTGGTGGATGTTCCTGGGCGGCGCGTTCGGCGTGGTCGTCCTGACGGCGAACATCATCCTGCTGCCGCGGCTCGGCGCCCTGGCCACGGCCATCCTGCCCATCGTCGGCCAGGTGACGATGGGCCTGCTCATCGACGCCTTCGGCTGGTTCCGCTCACCCGTGGTCGAATTGAGCGTCATCCGGGTCACCGGCGCGGTGCTGGTGCTCGCGGGTGCCCTGGCCGCGGCCGGGGTGCTCGACCGGGTCCGTTCGGGCGATCTCGGGGAGGCTGACGCGGGCGCCTCTCTGTGGTTCTGGCGGCTGTTCGCCGTGGCCTGCGGCATGCTCGCGTCCTCCCAGACCGCGGTCAACGGTCAGCTCGGCGTCAACGTCGGCTCGCCGGTGCTGGCCGCGTTCATTTCCTTCTCGGTGGGCTTGACGACGCTGATCGCGCTGCTGCTCATCACCCGCACCCCGATCCGGTGGAACGCCGAGGTCGGGGGCACCTGGTGGATGTGGGTCGGCGGTGTGCTCGGCGCGACGCTGGTATTCCTCAACGCGGCGCTGGCCCCGATTCTGGGGACCGGGCTGACGGTGATGGGCGTGCTGGTGGGCATGATGGCCGCCTCGCTGATGATCGATTCGCTGGGGTTGATGGGCACGCGGCGTCGACAAGCGAGCGCGCCGCAGATGGGCGGCGTACTCGTCATGCTCGCGGGCGTGGCGATGATCCGGCTGCTGTAG
- a CDS encoding response regulator transcription factor produces MSRILIAEDDRGIADFIERGLTAAGYACDVIDSGPAAFAMARSGDFNLMILDLGLPHMDGVDVLEQLRALRVTLPIIVLTARIKVADRVQALEGGADDYMPKPFQFAELLARVRLRLADATTSESAADSAFRLTRHDLVLDLRTQRVRVAEKWKDLSRREMGLLETFLRHPGQILSRVQLLSMVWGMDFDPGSNVVDVYIRTLRKKIGAERIETVRGSGYRLV; encoded by the coding sequence GTGAGCAGGATCCTGATCGCGGAGGATGACCGCGGTATCGCGGACTTCATCGAACGCGGCCTCACCGCCGCCGGCTACGCCTGCGACGTCATTGATTCGGGCCCGGCGGCCTTCGCCATGGCCCGCTCCGGGGACTTCAACCTCATGATCCTCGACCTCGGCCTGCCGCACATGGACGGAGTCGACGTGCTCGAGCAGCTTCGCGCGTTGCGGGTCACCCTGCCGATCATCGTCCTCACCGCCCGCATCAAGGTCGCGGACCGGGTCCAGGCCCTCGAGGGCGGGGCCGACGACTACATGCCCAAACCCTTTCAATTCGCGGAGCTGCTCGCCCGCGTGCGCCTGAGGCTTGCCGACGCCACCACCTCCGAATCCGCCGCCGACTCGGCCTTCCGCCTCACCCGTCATGACCTGGTCCTGGACCTGCGCACCCAGCGGGTGCGCGTCGCGGAGAAGTGGAAGGACCTGTCGCGCCGCGAGATGGGGCTGCTGGAGACCTTCCTGCGCCACCCCGGCCAGATCCTCTCCCGGGTGCAGCTGTTGAGCATGGTGTGGGGCATGGACTTCGATCCCGGCTCCAACGTCGTCGACGTCTACATCCGGACCCTGCGCAAGAAGATCGGCGCCGAGCGCATCGAGACGGTCCGCGGCTCCGGTTACCGGCTGGTGTAG
- a CDS encoding GntR family transcriptional regulator: MEEDRTPAYLSIAASLRERIDSQELLPGDRLPTERDLVDEFGVARMTVRHALDILQLEGLIDRRRGRTGGTFVRVEPPLIELTDMHGLFRQLQESGTTVDSEILLVATESPDPVVAGVLGDGLVHRVLRLRRIDDVPFAIEDSYFPADLFPDFTVRDLTHGLYDLLAELDHRPVTKRETLQPAIADAEEQRRLGVSRTTPLLRLERRASDASGRVVEYSRDILRTDVVKVEIVSRAE; encoded by the coding sequence GTGGAAGAGGATCGCACACCTGCGTATCTGTCGATCGCGGCGTCGCTGCGGGAACGCATCGATTCCCAGGAACTGCTTCCCGGCGACCGGCTGCCGACGGAACGTGATCTCGTCGACGAGTTCGGCGTGGCCCGCATGACCGTGCGCCACGCCCTCGACATCCTGCAGCTGGAGGGACTCATCGACCGCCGCCGTGGGCGCACCGGCGGCACTTTCGTGCGGGTCGAGCCGCCGCTGATCGAACTCACCGACATGCACGGCCTCTTCCGGCAGCTGCAGGAGTCGGGTACGACCGTCGACTCCGAGATCCTCCTCGTGGCCACCGAGTCGCCGGATCCCGTCGTCGCCGGCGTGCTGGGGGACGGGCTGGTCCATCGGGTGCTGCGTCTGCGCCGCATCGACGACGTCCCCTTCGCCATCGAGGACTCCTACTTCCCGGCGGATCTCTTCCCGGATTTCACGGTGCGTGACCTCACCCACGGCCTTTATGACTTGTTGGCGGAGCTCGACCACCGCCCCGTGACCAAACGCGAGACCCTGCAGCCGGCCATCGCCGACGCCGAGGAGCAGCGCCGGCTCGGGGTCTCCCGGACCACCCCGCTGCTGCGCCTGGAACGCCGCGCCAGCGACGCTTCCGGCCGCGTGGTGGAGTACTCCCGCGACATCCTGCGCACCGACGTCGTCAAGGTCGAGATCGTCTCCCGCGCGGAGTAG
- a CDS encoding MFS transporter, translating into MSEFTANRAQYVAILAGGFVGPYTGQALTVVLPEFADSFDIPLSLAALTVTSYLVPFAAAMIFSGRLVRGFPPRRVITAAYAVIAPLALWLLFAPTWWSFVIAFATLGVANAFTTPVLQMILRSISPPNRLGQTLGTYAAMQSLGMLSSPFVAGMVAGVNWRLTFLVTMAIAVFILLVRVPDVPTPVSTDSRTGEPVPVLRTLVSTLTSFVAGFGVVGVGVLTALYVGDAFGLGPEGRGLVVMCGGLAAFLVTRLIGAMADRHGPSKVLVASAVVAAVALLLLPLVPKVALVALCWAIAIAAAQGMQATVNLVVLRGPAGSSLLSTVQAFRFGGAGVSPLVYLPVYTAIGGRAFLLSTAALLVVGLAQWAIRPRAGA; encoded by the coding sequence ATGTCCGAGTTCACTGCCAACCGCGCCCAGTACGTCGCCATCCTCGCCGGTGGATTCGTCGGTCCCTACACCGGCCAGGCGTTGACGGTCGTGCTCCCGGAGTTCGCCGACTCCTTCGACATCCCCCTGTCCCTGGCGGCCCTGACCGTCACCTCCTACCTGGTCCCCTTCGCCGCGGCGATGATCTTCTCCGGCCGCCTCGTCCGCGGCTTCCCACCGCGCCGGGTGATCACGGCCGCCTACGCCGTCATCGCCCCGCTGGCCCTGTGGCTGCTCTTCGCGCCCACCTGGTGGAGCTTCGTCATCGCCTTCGCGACGCTGGGCGTGGCCAACGCCTTCACCACCCCGGTGCTGCAGATGATCCTGCGCTCCATCAGCCCTCCGAACAGGCTCGGTCAGACGCTCGGCACCTACGCCGCGATGCAGTCGCTGGGCATGCTTTCCAGCCCCTTCGTCGCCGGCATGGTCGCCGGGGTGAACTGGCGCCTGACCTTCCTGGTCACCATGGCCATCGCGGTGTTCATCCTGCTGGTCCGGGTGCCGGACGTGCCGACCCCGGTCTCCACAGACTCGCGGACCGGGGAGCCCGTCCCGGTCCTGCGCACCCTCGTCTCCACCCTGACCAGCTTCGTCGCCGGTTTCGGCGTGGTCGGCGTCGGTGTCCTCACCGCGCTCTACGTCGGCGACGCCTTCGGCCTGGGGCCCGAAGGCCGCGGCCTCGTCGTGATGTGCGGCGGCCTGGCCGCCTTCCTGGTCACCCGGCTCATCGGCGCCATGGCGGACCGGCACGGCCCCTCGAAGGTCCTGGTGGCCAGCGCCGTCGTCGCGGCCGTCGCACTGCTGCTGCTCCCGCTGGTGCCGAAGGTCGCCCTGGTCGCTCTGTGCTGGGCCATCGCCATCGCCGCCGCCCAGGGCATGCAGGCCACGGTCAACCTGGTGGTGCTCCGCGGCCCGGCCGGCTCCTCGCTGCTGTCGACGGTCCAGGCCTTCCGCTTCGGCGGGGCCGGGGTCAGCCCCCTGGTGTACCTGCCCGTCTACACCGCCATCGGCGGACGCGCCTTCCTCCTGTCCACCGCCGCGCTGCTCGTCGTCGGCCTAGCCCAGTGGGCCATCCGCCCGCGGGCCGGCGCCTAA
- a CDS encoding mechanosensitive ion channel family protein: MTSYTHSLTQASTTEQLTESAEEAAGAVNDFWRNDLVQEWLVQAPLKIAVILIVASILHWALRRTVNRLARRNIASGGRGTRRLLPGRLARQDTEVTRQMELLSVTQEKRRQSRVKTISGVFNSAIAIVIWTWAVMAILSAVGVNVAPLIASAGVVGVAIGFGAQSLVKDFLSGIFMLIEDQYGIGDTIDVGDGIVGDVEEISLRVTTLRDIDGGLWYVRNGEILRIGNLSDGYAIARLQIPVGLDNDTETTLQIIGDAAREAVRDPRIADLVIEEPVINGVTDIQPDHVSYRVSVKTLPGDQWTVQRLAQAKVVNALRVHGVSMPYLATLSRPGVEKPDALGD, from the coding sequence ATGACTTCGTACACTCATTCACTGACCCAAGCCAGCACAACCGAACAGCTCACCGAGAGCGCCGAGGAGGCCGCGGGCGCGGTCAACGACTTCTGGCGCAACGACCTGGTCCAGGAATGGCTGGTCCAGGCGCCGTTGAAAATCGCCGTCATCCTCATCGTCGCGAGCATCCTCCACTGGGCCCTGCGACGCACCGTCAACCGTCTGGCCAGGCGCAACATCGCCAGCGGCGGTCGAGGCACCCGCCGGCTCCTCCCCGGCCGCCTCGCCCGGCAGGACACCGAGGTCACCCGCCAGATGGAGTTGCTCTCCGTGACGCAGGAGAAACGCCGCCAGTCCCGCGTCAAGACCATCTCCGGCGTCTTCAACTCCGCCATCGCCATCGTCATCTGGACCTGGGCGGTCATGGCGATCCTCTCCGCCGTCGGCGTCAACGTCGCCCCGCTCATCGCCTCCGCAGGCGTGGTCGGCGTGGCCATCGGCTTCGGCGCGCAGTCCCTGGTCAAGGACTTCCTCTCCGGCATCTTCATGCTCATCGAGGACCAGTACGGCATCGGCGACACCATCGACGTGGGCGACGGCATCGTCGGCGACGTCGAGGAGATCTCCCTGCGCGTGACGACGCTGCGCGACATCGACGGCGGCCTCTGGTACGTGCGCAACGGGGAAATCCTGCGCATCGGCAACCTCTCCGACGGTTACGCCATCGCGCGTCTGCAGATCCCGGTCGGACTCGACAATGACACCGAGACGACCCTCCAGATCATCGGGGACGCCGCCCGGGAGGCCGTGCGCGATCCCCGCATCGCCGACCTCGTCATCGAGGAACCCGTCATCAACGGCGTCACCGACATCCAGCCCGACCACGTCTCCTACCGAGTGTCCGTCAAGACGCTGCCCGGTGACCAGTGGACCGTCCAGCGGCTGGCGCAGGCCAAGGTGGTCAACGCCCTGCGCGTCCACGGCGTGAGCATGCCCTACCTGGCCACCCTCAGCCGTCCGGGCGTCGAGAAGCCCGACGCGCTGGGCGACTAG
- a CDS encoding sensor histidine kinase, whose translation MAETSLTLRRNSLRWRIMLWILVVTAVALASVILLTRATLVSQVREDSNSDVAQELEEFRQFATTEPYDTADGLIREYMQRQIPDDEELFVGRTDHGLVQHDFASIDSRFRAPLPANDPLIFEIFHSEQNSGVFLHPEQGRSHWGRIDVVLPSGDGAEFAVINFAAEDLAEAEAQVRWLSLFALVGLLTAGLIAWLIAGQIIAPIRKLKSVARSISDSDLTRRVPVESENEIGQLARTFNAMLDRIETAYRNQRQFIDDAGHELRTPITVVRGQLELLEDSTDEQRRRSVELSTAELDRMSRMVNDMLTLAVADSGNFITKEPVDVAELAIDVEDKASTISDRAQLLEVAEGTVDLDEQRVTEAVLELFGNALRYSEDVVEIGTDFRGSGPERTFRVWVRDRGMGIPADQVDSVFSRFSRGEQHGTSRPGGAGLGLSIVQAIAHAHGGRAFVDSTVGLGSVFGMELPAPEPTEVEVKEQQ comes from the coding sequence ATGGCCGAGACTTCCCTGACGCTGCGCCGCAACTCGCTGCGCTGGCGCATCATGCTCTGGATCCTCGTGGTCACCGCGGTCGCGCTGGCCAGCGTCATTCTGCTGACCAGGGCGACGCTGGTGTCCCAGGTACGGGAGGACTCGAACTCGGACGTCGCGCAGGAACTCGAGGAGTTCCGTCAGTTCGCGACCACCGAACCCTACGACACCGCGGACGGGCTGATCCGGGAGTACATGCAGCGCCAGATTCCGGACGACGAGGAGCTCTTCGTCGGGAGAACCGATCACGGTCTGGTGCAGCACGACTTCGCCAGCATCGACAGTCGGTTCCGCGCGCCGCTGCCGGCCAACGATCCGCTCATCTTCGAGATCTTCCACTCAGAGCAGAACTCCGGGGTATTCCTGCACCCGGAGCAGGGTCGTTCCCACTGGGGCCGGATCGACGTCGTGCTGCCCTCAGGTGACGGCGCGGAATTTGCGGTCATCAATTTCGCCGCCGAGGACCTCGCCGAGGCGGAGGCCCAGGTGCGGTGGCTATCGCTCTTCGCGCTGGTCGGCCTCCTGACGGCGGGCCTGATCGCCTGGCTCATCGCCGGGCAGATCATCGCCCCCATCAGGAAGCTGAAGTCCGTGGCTCGCTCGATCTCCGATTCCGACCTCACCCGGCGCGTGCCGGTGGAGTCCGAGAACGAGATCGGCCAGCTGGCCAGAACCTTCAACGCCATGCTCGACCGCATCGAGACCGCCTACCGGAACCAGCGGCAGTTCATCGACGACGCCGGCCACGAGCTGCGCACCCCCATCACCGTCGTCCGGGGCCAGCTCGAGTTGCTGGAGGACTCCACCGACGAGCAGCGCCGGCGCTCCGTGGAGCTGTCGACCGCAGAGCTCGACCGCATGTCCCGGATGGTCAACGACATGCTCACCCTCGCCGTCGCCGATTCGGGCAACTTCATCACGAAGGAGCCCGTGGACGTGGCGGAGCTGGCCATTGACGTCGAGGACAAGGCGTCGACGATCTCCGACCGCGCCCAGCTGCTGGAGGTCGCGGAGGGCACCGTCGACCTCGACGAACAGCGGGTCACGGAGGCTGTCCTGGAGCTCTTCGGCAACGCCCTGCGCTACAGCGAGGACGTCGTGGAGATCGGGACGGATTTCCGTGGTTCGGGGCCCGAACGCACCTTCCGGGTCTGGGTCCGCGACCGCGGAATGGGCATCCCGGCGGACCAGGTCGACTCCGTCTTCAGCCGCTTCAGCCGCGGCGAGCAACACGGCACCTCCCGGCCCGGCGGCGCGGGGCTCGGTCTGTCCATCGTGCAGGCCATCGCCCATGCCCACGGAGGCCGTGCCTTCGTGGACTCCACCGTCGGATTAGGCTCGGTCTTCGGCATGGAACTGCCCGCCCCCGAACCCACCGAAGTAGAAGTGAAGGAACAACAGTGA
- a CDS encoding globin, which produces MADPQENSLYDAVGGAETFARLAKGFYDQVKTDDILGPMYPDDDWEGAENRLRWFLAQYWGGPRDYQENRGNPMLRRRHFPFEIDPPAAERWLELMKVSLDDIDGETINEEQRAAIWNHMERVAYMMINKPY; this is translated from the coding sequence ATGGCAGATCCTCAGGAGAATTCGCTTTACGACGCCGTCGGCGGCGCGGAGACCTTCGCCCGCCTGGCCAAGGGTTTCTACGACCAGGTCAAAACCGACGACATCCTCGGGCCGATGTACCCCGACGATGACTGGGAGGGCGCCGAGAACCGCCTGCGCTGGTTCCTCGCCCAGTACTGGGGCGGGCCCCGTGACTACCAGGAGAACCGCGGCAACCCCATGCTGCGCCGCCGCCACTTCCCCTTCGAGATCGACCCGCCCGCCGCCGAGCGCTGGCTGGAACTGATGAAGGTCTCGCTCGACGACATCGACGGCGAGACCATCAACGAGGAACAGCGCGCCGCGATCTGGAACCACATGGAACGCGTCGCCTACATGATGATCAACAAGCCCTACTAG
- a CDS encoding cystathionine gamma-synthase: MTTDKPGFTTDAIHAGYEPDSLYGPINTPIYASTTFAQDGLAKLRGGYEYTRVANPTITALEKTVAALEGGKHGVAYASGMAATDVLLRIHLKPGDHLVMGHDAYGGTWRLIDKVFTRWGVEYSVVDTTDVDALAAAIKDNTRLIWLETPTNPLLSVSDIAAVAAVKGDAKLIVDNTFASPYLQNPLALGADVVLHSTTKYIGGHSDVIGGLVVTDDDELEEELRFFFGWVGPIPSPFDAYLTARGAKTLAVRMDRHCDNAEAVARLLEESNLVSQVLYPGLESHPNHEVAKKQMTRFGGMVSVRFASEEAARTFCLSTRLICLAESLGGVESLVEHPATMTHVSAEGSQIEVPRDLVRISVGIEDEADLLADVEAALEAVARL, encoded by the coding sequence ATGACCACCGACAAGCCTGGCTTCACTACCGACGCCATCCATGCCGGCTATGAGCCGGACTCCCTGTACGGCCCGATCAACACCCCGATCTACGCCTCCACCACCTTCGCCCAGGACGGCCTGGCGAAGCTGCGCGGCGGTTACGAGTACACCCGTGTCGCCAACCCGACCATCACCGCGCTGGAGAAGACCGTCGCGGCCCTGGAGGGCGGCAAGCACGGCGTCGCCTACGCGTCCGGCATGGCCGCCACCGACGTTCTGCTGCGCATCCACCTCAAGCCGGGTGACCACCTGGTCATGGGCCACGACGCCTACGGCGGCACCTGGCGCCTGATCGACAAGGTCTTCACCAGGTGGGGCGTGGAGTACTCCGTCGTCGACACCACCGACGTGGACGCGCTGGCCGCCGCCATCAAGGACAACACCAGGCTGATCTGGCTGGAGACCCCCACCAACCCGCTGCTGTCGGTGTCCGACATCGCCGCCGTCGCCGCCGTCAAGGGCGACGCGAAGCTCATCGTCGACAACACCTTCGCCTCCCCTTACCTGCAGAACCCGCTGGCCCTGGGCGCCGACGTCGTCCTGCACTCGACGACCAAGTACATCGGCGGCCACTCCGACGTCATCGGCGGCCTGGTCGTCACCGACGACGACGAGCTCGAGGAGGAACTGCGTTTCTTCTTCGGCTGGGTCGGCCCGATCCCGAGCCCCTTCGACGCCTACCTCACCGCCCGTGGCGCCAAGACCCTGGCCGTGCGCATGGATCGCCACTGCGACAACGCGGAGGCCGTCGCCCGCCTGCTCGAGGAGTCCAACCTGGTCAGCCAGGTGCTCTACCCGGGCCTGGAGTCCCATCCGAACCACGAGGTCGCCAAGAAGCAGATGACGCGTTTCGGCGGCATGGTGTCGGTCCGTTTCGCCTCCGAGGAGGCTGCCCGCACCTTCTGCCTGTCGACCAGGCTGATCTGTCTGGCGGAGTCCCTGGGTGGCGTCGAGTCCCTGGTGGAGCACCCGGCCACCATGACCCACGTCTCCGCCGAGGGGTCCCAGATCGAGGTCCCGCGGGACCTGGTCCGCATCTCCGTCGGCATCGAGGACGAGGCTGACCTGCTCGCCGACGTCGAGGCCGCCCTCGAGGCCGTCGCCCGCCTGTAA
- a CDS encoding acyl-CoA thioesterase, which produces MSDAQNSTQGTSGVHVHKVPVRWSDFDRYGHLMNANYIELAQEARFQFANDYFTSRGLDFKVFVRRIEADYLRPILPDTTEVTVESQVVETGNTSFVTRQEIKDRQGRIACAIECVQVAIDMEKTLPRSLTEKEIKILTRTEPVGELEAGK; this is translated from the coding sequence ATGTCTGATGCACAGAACTCCACCCAGGGAACCAGCGGGGTGCATGTCCACAAGGTTCCGGTCCGCTGGTCCGACTTCGACCGTTACGGCCACCTCATGAACGCGAACTACATTGAGCTGGCCCAGGAGGCACGCTTCCAGTTCGCCAACGACTACTTCACGTCGCGGGGCCTGGACTTCAAGGTGTTCGTCCGCCGCATCGAGGCCGACTACCTGCGCCCGATCCTGCCCGACACCACCGAGGTGACCGTCGAATCCCAGGTCGTCGAGACCGGCAACACCTCCTTCGTCACCCGCCAGGAGATCAAGGACCGTCAGGGGCGCATCGCCTGCGCCATCGAATGCGTGCAGGTGGCGATCGACATGGAGAAGACCCTGCCGCGTTCGCTGACGGAGAAGGAAATCAAGATTCTGACCCGCACCGAGCCGGTCGGGGAGCTTGAGGCCGGCAAGTAA